The following proteins are encoded in a genomic region of Cryptococcus tetragattii IND107 chromosome 4 map unlocalized Ctg15, whole genome shotgun sequence:
- a CDS encoding uroporphyrinogen decarboxylase, producing MSHAVPKLDLVNSWRDIQFPPLKNDLLLRAANGEETPRAPVWVMRQAGRYLPEFLEVRKHHSFFECCQTPSLASTLTLQPIDRYPRLDASIIFCDILVVPQALGLEVLMEPSRGPVLPNPLVTPDDLKRLREDVDVQKELGYVFEAVTLTRKGLDGRVPLIGFCGAPWTLMAYMCEGGGSKTFEKSKSWLYKYPEASHELLRRIADVCADLLIGQVLAGAQMLQVFDSWAGELTPHQFKTFALPPLLHISSKVHSVLSKLSHPGVPITLFAKGANAPSTFSLLSDPAHTGYATLGLDWTVDPVEVRKIVGKKVNLQGNFDPTVLYGGKEGIEKEVERLSARWKEAGGGWIANLGHGITPNVKPEDMGWFLECVHKYSERK from the exons ATGTCCCACGCAGTCCCCAAACTCGACCTTGTCAACTCGTGGAGGGACATCCAGTTCCCCCCGCTCAAGAAtgacctcctcctccgtGCAGCCAACGGCGAAGAGACCCCCCGTGCTCCCGTGTGGGTCATGAGGCAGGCAGGCCGATATCTCCCTG AATTCCTCGAGGTCCGCAAACACCACTCCTTTTTTGAATGCTGCCAAACCCCTTCCCTCGCATCCACCCTCACTCTCCAGCCTATTGACCGTTATCCCCGCCTAGAcgcctccatcatcttctgtgaCATCCTTGTCGTCCCCCAAGCCCTCGGCTTGGAAGTTCTTATGGAACCTTCCCGCGGTCCTGTCCTTCCCAATCCGCTCGTTACACCTGATGACCTCAAGCGCCTCagggaggatgtggatgtgcAAAAAGAATTGGGCTATGTGTTTGAGGCGGTTACGCTCACCAGGAAGGGATTGGATGGGAGGGTGCCCCTGATTGGTTTCTGCGGTGCTCCATGGACGTTGATGGCTTACATGTGTGAAGGTGGGGGGAGCAAGACGTTTGAGAAGAGTAAGAGCTGGTTGTACAAGTACCCCGAAGCGAGTCATGAGTTGTTGAGACGTATTGCGGATGTTTGTGCCGATCTTCTCATCGGCCAAGTCCTTGCCGGTGCTCAG ATGCTCCAGGTATTCGACTCCTGGGCTGGAGAACTTACTCCTCACCAATTCAAGACTTTTGCCCTCCCGcctctcctccacatctcctCTAAAGTCCACTCCGTCCTCTCCAAACTTTCCCACCCTGGTGTCCCTATCACCCTTTTCGCCAAGGGCGCAAACGccccttccaccttttccctcctctccgaCCCTGCTCATACGGGGTACGCTACCCTGGGCCTCGATTGGACCGTGGACCCTGTGGAAGTCCGGAAGATTGTAGGCAAAAAGGTTAACCTCCAAGGAAACTTTGACCCTACAGTGTTGTatggagggaaagaagggatagagaaagaggtggagagattgagtgcgaggtggaaggaggcTGGAGGGGGGTGGATCGCGAATTTGGGGCATGGGATTACGCCGAATGTCAAGCCGGAAGATATGGGGTGGTTTTTGGAGTGTGTGCATAAATATTCCGAGAGGAAATAA